GCACGCGTCCATGCTCAGGTCCACGGCTGCTGCTAGAGCAACGAACGCCGCCGCGTCCTCCGCGCACCCGATATGCGACACCCCGACCTCCACCGTCGGCTTGCTGCACCGGCCCTCGCCTTGGACCGCCGCGGACATGACGAACCCGCGGTAGTTGCCCAGCGGCCAGTTGGTGAAGTCGCCGCTGCCCCTCGGGCTGCACCCCGGCGTGCCGCCCCGGCTGAGGGGCTGGGCGGCGGTGAGGTCGATGGCGAACTTGCCGCCCTTGGATGCCGGGATGGAAGACTCTGCCAGGGTGACGGCGTGGTCCACGCCAGGGACGAGGAGATCGAAGTGGTAGCCCAGGCTGTCGGACGCGCCGGCGCCACCGCGTTCGCGCCAGCACTCGAGGCGGGCCCAGGGCTCCCACGCGCCGTCACCGGTGGGGCGGAGGATGAGCCACGCGCCCGGGTTGGAACGCCTCACGCGGTCCGTCCCAGGCGAGGGCACGAACGGCGTGACCATGGACGCCATCGCCACGGGGGAGCCCGACAGGTCGTGCACCGTCACCGACCACCCCTTCCGCTCTTTCCCCGCCGCCTCGCGCTCCGGCTGCATCCCAGGCCTCCGCAAGTCGCTATTGCTGCGGCATCCGAACTTGCAGGTGAACATCGGCTGCTTCATGCTGCCCCGCACCTGCAGCACCTGCGGGCTGCACTCCGGCTCGCCGTCGAACTCGAACACAAATCGCGGGTCGGGCTCGGCGTGGACGGTGAGGCTGAGATCCGCGGCCGCAGGGGAGCCCTTGCCCGCGCGCTTCCCGATCGAGATCCAGCCGCTGCGCAGCACCGAGGGCTTAACCACCGCGTCCTTGAGGTCGAGCGGGATGGTAGCCTTTCCCAGCAGCCGCCCGGAGCTGACACCACAGGTACTCCCCTTCCGGCCGGCGTAGACCGCCACCTTCAGACTCGCCTCCCCTCGCGACGAGAAGAGCGATGGCTTCCCGTTGAAGCACTCCAAGTCAGCCTTCGACAGATGAAACGCCGCGGCCAGGGCGCCAGACGCCGGCGTCTGCTCGCCGCTATCGGAGAGGAGCACGAGCGGCGCTGGAACGTTCTGGACCAGCATCTTCCCGAGCCGGATCTTGCAGTAGCACGGCGACGTCGACGGGTGGACGCCCGAGCCGGCGCCggccgacggcggcgccggcggcgccaCCGGCATTCTGAGCGCGAGGTTGCCGACCAACACCCGCACGAACGGGCACGGGTCCATGGCACTTCTCCTACCACACCTCCACTCCCACCTCACGAAATCCGCTCGGGATTTGCTCTGATCCGCTCGGATTGGCGGCGACGGATGCACTGCGAGGGCGACGCGCGAGGGAGACAAGGGAGGAAAGAGCTGGGCGTGTGGTATAAGGATCGGGCGAGGAACGGGGCCGTGGGCGTGGCCAGGCTGGATCCTGGTGAGCCGCGGCTGTGGATCACCAATCCGCGCACGGCCACTTGTGCTGCGCCTCGGGCATCGCTCACTGGCGCGCGGGCCCGGACGCTGAGGCCCGGCTGTCAGTGGAGGTGCGTGGGATTCAGGGCTAGCGTGGTGGTGACCGTGGGGAGGCGAGCTGCAGCCGAGCCGGATCCGTATGGCAGCGGCGCTGTGTCCAAGTTGCGGGGAGCATGGTTGGAAAATTCGTTTGGGCCCCCAGCGATTTTCTAATATTCGCGAAAACCGAAAATTTTAGTCAAAATTCGGTAAGAATTTGAACAAATTTACTCGGTCAAATTTATAAATCGGAGATAAAATTTGGCCGAACCGACCATTTGGTAACTGCTCGAATTCCATCAAAAACCGATTGTATTTCTCGCATTTTGTTTATGATCGAAAACCActtaaatttcatcaaaaaccattcaattttattgaatttcagtgaagttgaagaaactaaaaaaataattcaactttgtaaaatcaataactaatttatttgagcttctaatgaagtgaaacaaattttgttgatttccttATAATAAGATcaacatgataaaagtattttcaGTTACATGATGAAAAAgttagttaattctttgctaaaccaaaaatcatgaaatcgATCTTATTAGTCTtgttacatgatcctatatcttttaaaaatacataaactcatgaaatagttattataacatgtacgattgtgtaaatgtgttgcaattagattaattcataactaacccatcacacctctaaaattagtgaaaccaattttattagtttacttataatatgttttatgtagaaaaaataatggtggatatgaaaaagttaattgcaatgctatttcttaacattttcattttatgcttatgaaatttgtaaaaattatggagaaattaataaaactctaaataaagtgatataaattttaaagatctaTTAAGATACGtcctatataagaaaaatatgtgtttgtatgtttaGTTTTCTTTAATGTGATATGTCAAATCAACATGTTCATATGGTACATTTcagtatttttctttctttaaacttactccatataaaatatgatgtaaacgatattatttttgtcaaaaaaaaatcaaaaaagtcttagaattgtctctagtatttttagaattttttatcttttttaatttttcatctaaatttgaaaATTGATCGAATATAGAATTTGGTGAATCGAATTGACTGGTTTTTACTAATATTAAGCGgttttcaattatttttcaaACCGGCGAGCGGGGATCTCGGCTAGTTGCCGCTTTCTTTTCGGTTGGAGCTAGCTAGCTGTTCGCTACTCGCGCTCCAGCGAATAAGAGAGGGTGGGTCCCCAAGGAACTGTGTTTCGGACCCACATGCCAGTTGGCGCTGGTAGCTATCGGGAGTGGGCCCGGCACGTGGAGAAATCTGGGGCGACTGCTGTTGCTGTAGTTTTTCCGTTTTGTAACCGCCATAGATTTCGTCTGCCGGAGAATTAAGGGTTTGTTTAGTGTGAGAATCCATTTCAGTATATAGAATATGTGAAATCTTTATCTCATTAGATTGTAAATTATGAGATTTTATAGTACAAATTAACTTATAAATTGTGA
The nucleotide sequence above comes from Phragmites australis chromosome 4, lpPhrAust1.1, whole genome shotgun sequence. Encoded proteins:
- the LOC133915355 gene encoding uncharacterized protein LOC133915355, with the protein product MDPCPFVRVLVGNLALRMPVAPPAPPSAGAGSGVHPSTSPCYCKIRLGKMLVQNVPAPLVLLSDSGEQTPASGALAAAFHLSKADLECFNGKPSLFSSRGEASLKVAVYAGRKGSTCGVSSGRLLGKATIPLDLKDAVVKPSVLRSGWISIGKRAGKGSPAAADLSLTVHAEPDPRFVFEFDGEPECSPQVLQVRGSMKQPMFTCKFGCRSNSDLRRPGMQPEREAAGKERKGWSVTVHDLSGSPVAMASMVTPFVPSPGTDRVRRSNPGAWLILRPTGDGAWEPWARLECWRERGGAGASDSLGYHFDLLVPGVDHAVTLAESSIPASKGGKFAIDLTAAQPLSRGGTPGCSPRGSGDFTNWPLGNYRGFVMSAAVQGEGRCSKPTVEVGVSHIGCAEDAAAFVALAAAVDLSMDACRLFSHRLRKELSHLQSDLFR